GCGCCCAGCGACGGTTCCAGCAGTTTGGTGGCGACCGCCCCGGTCAACGCCCCGAAGATGATCAGGCCGTCCAGGGCGATGTTCACGACGCCGCTGCGTTCGCTGAACAGGCCGCCCAGCGCGGTCAGCAGCAGCGGCACGACAGAGCGGATGAAGGTGACCAGGAAGGCGGTCGTGAACAGCTGCTCGAGAAGATTCATTTGTCACCGTCCCGGTTGTGCTCGGGGTTCTGACCCACGTTGGGAAGAGGGGTGCTGCGTTCCAGGTGCGCGGCCGAGGTGCCGTCCAGGGAGGGGGCGCCGGGGGAGGCCTTCGCGGAGGCCAGCAGGGCGGGGGGTGGCGGGTCGGTCACGCGGCGGCTCAGGAATCCGCCGGCGGCGATGAACAGCACGATCAGGGCCTTGAGGACCGTCACGATGTCGCGGTTGATGGTGTCGAGTTTCTGGTCCACGTCGATCCCGCCGGTGTCGATGGTGCCGAACAGCACGCTGGCGGCCACCACGCCGGCCGGGGTGCTCTGGCCCATCAGGGCGACCGCAATGCCGTCGAAGCCGACGTTCACGGGCATGTTGCCTTTCAGGCGGTACTCGTCGAGCGCGCCGCCGTTCACGTAGTGCGTGCCGGCCAGACCCGCGAACATCCCCGCGATGGTCATGGCCAGGATCGTGCCGCGCGCCACGCTGATCCCGCCGTACTCGGCGGCCTTGGGCGACAGGCCCACGGCGCGCAGGGCGTAGCCGGTCGCGGTGCGCCACATCAGCAGGCCGAACAGCGCCGCGCACACCAGCGCGATCAGGAACGCGCCGTTCAGCTGGCTGCCGGTCACGCTGACCGGAATGCCGATCTGCCACGTCAGGGCGCCCAGGATCAGCGCGGCGGCCGCCGCGATCAGGGAGCGGTTCTTCTGGCGGCGCAGCGCGAGGCGCGCCCCGAAGAACGCGGCGGTGGCGACCAGCAGCCCGATGCTGATGGCGACCGCGCCGTTCTGCCCGACGTTCAGGACACTCAGGAGCGGGCGCAGCTGCGCGGCCTCCTGCAATTCCTGGCTGCGCGGCTCGAAGCCCTCGGCCTTGAACGGCAGCGAGTACTCGCGGCCCAGGAACGGGAACTTGTCGTTGCCGATCATGAAGATGAAGATCGCGGACGCCACGTAGTTCAGCATGATCGTGTTGATGACCTCGCTGGACCCGAAGCGCGCCTTGAGGACGCCCGGAATGGCGCCCCACAGCGCGCCGCCCAGCGCGGCAGCCAGCACGGACAGCGGCAGCAGCGCCCAGCCCAGGCTGGCCGGGGCGTACACGCCGACCAGCATCGCGCCGATGGCGCCCATGGTCAGCTGGCCCGGCGCGCCGATGTTGAACAGACCCGTGCGGAACGCGAACGCCACGCTCAGACCCGTGAAGATCAGGGGCGTGGCGAGCTTCAGGCTGTCCAGCAGCGGGTTCAGGGCCGTGAGCGGCGCGAACAGCGTGGAGTACACGAAGTACACCATGTCGGCCTTGGCCAGCCAGCCGCTCCAGAGGCCCAGGGGCGCGCCGCTCTGGTTGACGGCCGGCTGCACGATCAGGACGACCAGCGCGCCCACCAGGATCGCCAGACCGATGGCGGCGGTCGGGACCAGCAGGCCGCGCATGCGGTTGAAGGTCTGCCACCACCAGTCGCGGGCGCTCAGGCCCGCCCCGGCGGCGATCAGGCCCGCCAGGACCGGAAGGAACAGGCCCAGGTTCATGCCGCCGCTGGCGTAGTAGTTCCGCAGCTGACGTTTGGCGCCGGGCCGCAGGGCGCTGTCGGCCATGACGCGCGCCGTCTGCTCGTCGATGCTGTTGCCGAGCGTCACGACGGCCGCGGTCGCCAGGACCGAACCGATCAGGCCGGTGATCCAGAACCAGTTCTGGCGGCGCAGCGCTCCGGCGAGCGTGGCGACCATCATGACGAGGGTGGCCCAGGCGAGCGCGACGATGGTGCCGGTCGGCGGCAGCGGCGCCTCCTGACTGGCCGAGAGGTTCATGACCGAACCGCTCAGGTGCAGCAGCACGGCGTCCGCGCTGAAACCGCGGCCCAGGGTGGCCAGGGGAGCCAGGAGCATCCCCGCGACCGCGACCGCGCAGGCGATCAGCGCGATACGTGAAGCGTCCCCGGAGGGGCGAGAGTGAGAAACGTGGGTCACCGGAGCATTGTACGTGGTCCAGACATGCAGTGGAGGACCCTGCCCGGAGTGTGCGGGGTCCGTCGGCGGGGGTACCGGGGGACCGGGCTCTTCGCCCCGCCCGCCGCCTGCTATTCTCGGGAACGCTATGGAACGTACTTTTGCCATGATCAAACCCGACGGCGTCCGCCGTGGCCTCACTCCTGAAATTCTGGCGCGCATTCAGCGCAAGGGCTACCGCGTGGTGGGCCTCAAGCAGATGGTCATCCCCCGCGAGACCGCCGAAGCCCACTACGGCGAGCACAAGGAGCGTCCCTTCTTCGGTGAACTGGTGGACTTCATCACCGGCGGCCCGGTCGTCGCCATCGCCCTCGAAGGCGAGAACGCCATCGCCGGCTGGCGCGGCATGATGGGCGCGACCAACCCCGCGAGCGCCGCGCCCGGCACCATCCGCGCCGACTTCGCCACCAGCATGGGCGAGAACGTCACGCACGGCAGCGACAGCAGCGAAAGCGCCGCGCGTGAACTCGCGCTGTTCTTCGCGGACGGCGAACTGCTCGCCTGAACCGACCCCCGTCACGTGCGCCCCGGCTGGTCTGAACTGGTCGGGGCGCCGTTCATGCAGGGGGCAGTGGCGTCCGCCGGGCGCCGGCACCCCTCATACGGACTTCGATTGAATGGGCTGCAAAGACCGTTCAATCCGAGCGAAGCGAGAAGGAGAAAAACGGGTTCCGGACGTGGAGCTGGCAGATCGGTGGTGTTCCGATCTGTCAGCGAAACAAACGGAATCCGTATCAGCCCCGCCCGAACCCCGTTCCTCCCTGCCGCCCGCCGGAGACGCCGCCCATGACCTCCCTGCCGCAACGACTTCAGCGCAGCCGCCTGTTCGCGGTGTGCATCGCCAGCAGCGCCTACCTGCTGTACGCCCTGCTGACCGCCCTGATCGACCCGCCCGGCCCCTTTCCCGGCGCGTACCAGACCCCCAAGTACTGGGCGACCCTGGTGCCGCTGGTGACCGTGATCGGCACGCTGATCTGGCCTCACCGGCTGCGGGAGATCTACACGTTCAGCACCGTGGGCTACCTGCTGGTGGCGCTCGTCGAGATTCCGCGCGCCATCGCCTGGGGCGACATGCCCATGCACCTGACACTGTGGCTGATGCTGAACGTGCTCGTGTCGTACCTGGTGTTCGGTTCGCGCATCGGGACGGCCGTGAACATGGTCAGCGTGGTCGGCATGATCGTCACGGTGATCGCCAACGGCCCGGTGGACCCGCCGAACCTGGTGGACTGGGTGACGGCCAGCCTCGCCATCGGCACGACCGGCCTGCTGGCGTACCTGCTCACGGCGTTCATCGAGCAGAACCTCGACGAGCACCGCGAGGACACCCGCCGCCTGCGTGCCGCGCGGCTCGACGCCCTGACCGAGGTGTACGGGCGCGGCGCGGCCGAGGAGGAGTTCGAGCGGGCGCTGCACACCGCGCAGCGCACCGGCACGCCCCTGAGCATCGTCGTGACCGACATCGACCACTTCAAACGCGTGAACGACGAGCACGGCCACGCTGCCGGCGACGACGTGCTGCGCGCCTTCGGGAAACGCCTGCGCCGCAGCGTGAGCGGCGGGGGCGGCGTCGTGGGCCGCTGGGGCGGCGAGGAATTCATCGTGTTGCTGCCGGGCGTCGCCAGGACCGACGCGCAGGCCATCGCCGAGCGGCTGCGTCAGGAGGTCGCCGACGAGGCGATCGCGGGCCTGCGCGTGACCGCCAGTTTCGGCGTGTCGAGCTACCGGGGCGAGCAGGACGACACCGTGACCCTGTTCGGCCGCGCCGACAGCGCCCTGTACGAGGCCAAACGCGCCGGGCGCAACGCGGTGCGCTGACCCCTGCCCCGCCCGCCCCCTGCCCCGCACGGAGCCTGCCGGGCCTCAGCGGGCCGGCTGGAACGCCCCCAGCAGCTCCGGTTCGACCTGCGTGGCGTAGCTGCGCGTCAGGATCTTCAGGCCGTCCGTGCGGGTCAGGACCAGCGTGTCCCGCAGGCGTGACGCCGGGCCGGGCCGCAGGCCCTCGCCCTGCGCGGTCCTCACGGCGCGGGCGTCGGCGCCCGCCACGTCCCGCGCCGTGAAGCCCGGCCGCGTGAGTTCCAGCATCCAGGTCATGGGGCGCGCGTCACTGTCGTACTGGATGACCACCCGCCGCGCGTCCAGCGGCACCCGGTCCTCCCACACGGCGCGGCGCAGGCCGCCCGGCACCCGCGCCTTCTGCGTGGACTGCACGTCGAACGCGCCGGTCGCCATGAACAGCACCTGCCCGATCAGGTCGACCGTCCCGTCCGTCCGGGCGTTGCCCGCCTGGGAGCCGCCCCCCTGGGAGCTGCCCACGTCGGGCCGGCAGCCGGTCAGGACGAGGGCGCACAGCGCGGCGGACAGCAGGGCGGCGGAAGCAGAGGCGCGCATGACCCTGACCGTACACCCGCCCGCGCGGGTCATCTGTCACGCGCCCCGCCTTCCCTGCACTGCGTGCCCACTCCGCTATGGTGACCGGGTATGACGCCGCACCAGCTGACGCTTCTGGTCACGGGCGCCCTCCTGACGGTCCTGCTGGGCCTGGGCCTGAGCCTGCAACTGGGTCGGCGGGGCGTGAGGCGCCGCGTTCACCACCTGCTGTTCTTCCTGGTGAGCGCCGGTACGCTGCTGGCCGCCGCGCTGGCGTGGCGTGACGGCGCGCGCGCCTGGGCGCTGCTGCCCGCCCTGGCCCTGCTGCTGAGCATGCCCCGCACCCGGCCCGGCCACGCCGACCACTGGCAACGGGCGCTGGCCTGCGCCGCCGCGTTCCTGACCGGCACGCTGGTCGCGTGGGGCGTGCCGAATCCCTGAGGCCGGGTGCGCTGGAACAGGTGCCATACAGGCGCTTTTCGTCGCTGTCCGGCTGGCCGGGCGGAGCGAGTGAAGTTGACCGGGCGGGACGGGAAAGGGAGGCATCCGGAGTTTTCTGCCCTGACCCCGTCATTCGGAGAACTGCTCTAAGCTGACCCGCATGAGTTCTTCCGACTCCACCCCAGAAAGTGCCGTGCAGGAGGCCCTGCAACGCCTGTCCGCGCCGGACGCCGCGCTGATTCGCGGGATGCTGGGCCGCCGCACCACGAACGGCCCCTTCCGCCCGGACCCGGTCAGCCGCGAGCACCAGCACGTCCTGATGCGCGCCGCGCAGGCCGCGCCCAGCCACTTCAACTCTCAGCCGTGGCGCTTCGTGCTGATCGAGAACCCCGATACCATCGCCCGCATCGCGCAGATCAGCGGCGAGAGCATGACCGAACTGATCGAGGCCGGCGTGTTCTTCGAACGCTACCGCCGCTACTTCCGCTTCAGTGAAGCCGAGATGAACGAGCGGCGCGACGGCATTCACATCGACCACCTGCCCGGCCCGCTGCGGCCCTTCACGCGCCAGATCTTCAGTGACGCGGGCCTGAAACTCATGCGGCAACTCGGCGTGCCGAGAAAACTCGGCGAGGACAACCGCCGCCTCGTGGCAGGCAGTCCGCTGCTGCTGGCGGCGCTGCTGGACCGTGAGGAGTACCGCCCCGGCGAACTGAGCGGCTTCTACAGCGTGTTCGGGCTGGGCGCCGCCGTCGAGAACATCTGGAACGCCGTGGGTGCGCTGGGCATGGGTATTCAGTTCGTCAGCACGCCCATGGAGATCCCCCGGCAGTGGCAGGCGATCGGGGAGCTGCTGCGCGTGCCGCCGGACCTGGAACTGATGGCCGTGTACCGCCTGGGGTACCTGCCGCCCGAGCAGGCGCGGCCCAGCATCGACTGGAGCAGCCGCCACCGCAAACGCCTGTCGCAGTTCGTGTCCCGCGACACCTGCGACGTGCCGGAACCGGACGACGCCGCCACCACCTGAACCGGGCGTGCCGCGACGGACATGTGCCGGAATCCTTCATGATCTCTTAGCGTGACTGCCACACGGGGTCCCGACGGGCGGCGCAGAATGCCTCCCTGGAGGGCATCACCATGACTGAACCCACACCAAGCGCCGCCCCGAGCGGCACCTTCAGGATCGGCGGCGACATCAGCGTCAACCGCCTCGGCTTCGGCGCGATGCGCGTCACGGGCGAGGGTGTCTGGGGCGACCCGGCCGACCGTGAGGGCGCGCTGGCCACCCTGCGCCGCCTGCCGGAACTCGGCGTGAACCTGATCGACACGGCCGACAGTTACGGCCCGGCCGTCAGTGAGGAACTGATCCGCGAGGCGCTGCACCCCTACGACACGGTCGTGATCGCCACCAAGGGCGGCCTGACCCGCACCGGCCCGAACGTGTGGCCGCCCGTGGGCCGCCCCGAGTACCTCAAACAGCAGGCGCACCTGTCGCGCCGCCGCCTGGGCGTGGACCGCATCGACCTGTGGCAGCTGCACCGCATCGACCCGAAAGTGCCGCGCGACGAGCAGTTCGCGGCCATCAAGGAACTGATGGACGAGGGCGTCATCCGGCATGCCGGACTGTCCGAGGTCACGGTCGAGGAGATCGAGGCGGCCCGCCGGGTGTTCCCGGTGGCGACCGTGCAGAACCTGTACAACCTCGTGAACCGCAAGAGCGAGGACGTGCTGGACTACTGCGAACGCGAGAACATCGGCTTCATGCCCTGGTTCCCGCTGGCCGCCGGCAGTCTGGCCCGCGACGGCAGCGTGCTGGCCGACGTGGCGGCCCGCCTCGGCGCCAGCCCCTCGCAGGTGGCGCTGGCCTGGGTGCTGCGCCGCAGCCCCGTGATGCTGCCCATTCCCGGCACCGGCAAGGTCCGTCACCTCGAGGAGAACGTGGCGGCTGCCGCCCTGAACCTGACCGACGAGGACTTCCGCGCGCTCGACGAGGTCGGGAAGCAGGAGTGGGCCAGTCAGTCCAGACCCGACTGAAGCCAGACCCGGCCGGACACGGGATCTCTGAAGGTCCGGCCAAGCCTGCCGGGAGCCGGAAGGGGGAAGGCGCACGGTCTGTCGGCGCGTGGGCACGGCAGAATGCCCGCATGTCCGTTCCTGCCCTTCCGGCCCTCCGTTCCCTGGTGACGGGCACGCCGCCGCACCTGACCGCGCAGTCCGACGTGCAGGCGGCGGCCCGCACCCTCTTTCCCCGCATGGCGGCCCGACCGGGCCTGCTGGAGGTGTTCGGGAACGCGCAGATCGACTCGCGGGCGCTGGCGCGGCCGCTGGAGTGGTACCTGACGCCCAGGGGGTTCGGGGAGAAGAACGCCGTCTTCATCGAGGAGGCCCGCGCCCTGACCCGGCGGCTGGCGGCGCAGGCCCTCGCAGAGGCGCAGCTGGCCCCGCAGGACGTGGACGCCGTGGTGGTCGTGAACACCAGCGGTCTGAGCACCCCCAGCCTGGACGCGGACCTGATCGGCGCGCTCGGCCTGAACCGTCACGCGGCCCGCGTGCCCATCTGGGGGCTGGGTTGCGCGGGCGGCGCGGCCGGACTGGCCCGCGCGGCCGATCTGGTGCGTGCGGGGTTCCGGCGGGTGCTGTTCGTGGCGGTGGAACTGTGCAGCCTGACGCTGGTGCGGGGTGACGAGTCCAGCAGCAACTTCGTGGGCACGGCCCTGTTCGCGGATGGCGGCGCCGCCCTGGTCCTGACCGCCCCGGACGTGCCCGGCCCGCCTGCGCTGGCGCACCTGCACGGCGCGTACTCCACCCTGATCGAGGACAGTGAGGACATCATGGGCTGGGACGTGGTCGACGACGGCCTGAAGGTCCGGTTCAGCCGCGACATTCCGGCGCTGGTGCGCGGCATGATGCACGGCAATGTCGAGGACGCCCTGGCCGCGCACGGCTGGAGCCGCGAGGACGTGGGGACGTTCGTGGTGCATCCGGGCGGCGTGAAGGTCCTGGCCGCCTACGAGGAGGCGCTGTCGCTCCCGGCCGGGGCGCTGGACTCCAGCCGCCGCGTGCTGCGGCAGTACGGGAACATGAGCAGCGTGACCGTGCTGTTCGTGCTGGCCGAAGCCATGCGGGCCGCGCCACAGGGCCGCGCCCTGCTGAGCGCCATGGGGCCGGGCTTCAGCGCCGAACACGTCCTGCTGAGCTTCCCGGAGTGACGGATCAGCGGGGCCGCCCTCCACCGGAGAACGGCCCCGCGAGTGCGTCTTTGGGCGGGTCATACGGATTCCGTCTGTTTCGCTGACAGATCGGAACACCACCGATCTGCCAGCTCCACGCCCGGAACCCGTTTTTCTCCTACTCGCTTCGCTCGGATTGAATGGGCTGCAAAGACCATTCAATCGGAGTCCGTATCAGCTGCCTTCGTTGCCGTCCACGGTCCTGTCCGGGTTGGTGGCGGCGCCGCTGGCGGGCAGGCCATCCTGGTAGCCGCCGTACGTGCTGGGGTTGGCGTCCTGGCCGGTGTTGTCGGCGGCGCGGGGGTCGGTGGTGCTGCTGACCTGCCCGGCCGGCGAGGTGCTGTCGCCGGCGCCCGCGTTCGCGTCGCTGACGCCCGTGTACTGGCCCTCGGTTGCGGCGTCACCGGCGTTCTTGGGCGTGCCGGTGTTCCACTGCGCCGTGTCGTTGATGGTCTCCTGCGAGACGTTGGCGTTCGCCTGACCGTTCGGGTTGCCTTCTCCCATGTCGTGCCTCCTGGTGCCCGCTGCCGGGCGCTGTGCGTGTGATGCCTTCCAGGGTACGGCGCGCGTCCGGGCAGCCGGGTGGGCGAGGCTTCACGCGCCCTTGGGACCTGCCCGCTGACCCGCTGGCCCTTACAGCCGGCGGCCCAGCAGGCGCAGACCCATGAACACCACGAACACCGTGCCGCCCTCGTGCGCGATGACGCCCAGCGGGAGCGGCACCTTCCCGGCCACCGCGAGCGGCGCGACGATCAGGATCACGCCGAACGCGAACAGCAGGTTCGTGATCACGGTGCGCCGCGCGTCACGGGCCAGTCGCACCGCGCCGGCCAGTTTGCCCAGGTCGCTGCGCATCAGGACCACGTCGGCGCTCTCGATGGCGACGTCGGTACCCGACGCGACCGCGATGCCCAGGTCCGCGCGGGCCAGGGCGGGCGCGTCGTTCACGCCGTCCCCGACCATGGCGACCAGCCCCGCGCCGGGATGCGCGCCGAGTTCCCCGATGATGCGCAGTTTGTCCTCGGGCAGCAGTTCGGCGCGGAATTCCGTCAGGCCCAGTTCGGCGGCGACAGTCTGCGCGACCTCCTGGCGGTCGCCGGTGAGCATGACGGGATGCGTGACGCCGCTGGCACGCAGTTCCGTCAGGGCCTGGGCAATGCCGGGGCGCAGGGCGTCGGCCACGCCCATCACGCCCAGCACCTGCGCGCCTCGCCCGACGATCACGCTGGAGCTGCCGCGCTCGCCCAGGCGGGTCAGGGCGGCGTGCTGCGCGGCGGTCAGGGCCGCGCCGTTGCGCTCCGCGAGGCGCACGTTCCCGGCCCAGACGGTCAGGCCGTCCGCGCCGCGCGCCTCGATGCCGTGACCGGGCACGGCCTGCGCGTCCTGCACGGGGGTTGGGGTCACGCCGCGCTCCCGCGCGGCGGTCACGATGGCCTGCGCGATGGGATGCTCGCTGTGCGCTTCCAGACCGGCGGCCAGCGCCAGCGCGGCGTGACCGTCGTCTGCGATGACGTCGCCCAGGGTCATCCGGGCCTGCGTGAGCGTGCCGGTCTTGTCGAAGGCGACGGTACGCACGCCCGCCAGGGCTTCCACGGCGGCGCTGCTCTTGAACAGCACGCCCCCACGCGCGGCGGCGGCCATGGCCGAGAGCATCACGGCCGGGGTGCTGATCACGACCGCGCAGGGACTGGCGACCACCATGAACGTCATGGCGCGGTACCACGCGTCGTCCACGTTCAGGCCGAACCCGAATCTCAGCAGGGCGTACACGGCGGGTACGGCCAGCAGGACCGTCATGGCGTAGGGGCTCTCCCAGCGTTCGGTCAGGCTCTCGGTGCGGCTCTTCTGCGTCTGCGCCTGTTCCATCAGCGTGACCAGCCGCGCCAGGGTGCTCTCGCCGGCGGGGCGCAGCACCTCGGCCTGCACGCTGCCGTTCAGGTTCACGGTCCCCGAGGCGAGTTCCGCGCCCGGCACCTTGTCGACCGGGACGCTCTCGCCCGTGATGGGGCTCTCGTCCACGCTGGTCTGACCCCGGATCACGCGGGCGTCGGCGGCCACCCGCTCGCCGGGCCGCACGACCAGCACGTCCCCGATGCGGATTTCGCCCAGTTCGCACCACTTCTCCTGCCCGCCGCGCAGCACGGTCGCGCCCTCGGGATTCAGGTTCATGAGGGCCTGGACGGCGCTGGAGGTGCGGCCCATCGCCCAGTCCTGCAGGGTGTTGCTGAGGCTGAACAGAAACAGCAGGATCGCGCCGTCCGCCGCCTGCCCGATGCTGGCCGCGCCCAGAGCCGCGAGGACCATCAGCAGGTCCACGTCGAGTTTGTGTTCCACGAACAGCGAGTGCAGGGCGGCGCGGCCGGCGGGAATGCCGCCCGCCAGGAACGCCAGCGTGTACCCGGCCCACATCAGGGGCGGCGAGGCCAGCAGGTACTCGCCGGCCGCGCCGAGCAGCAGGCCGGCCAGGGTCAGGGCCGTCAGGGCGACCGCGAGGCGCAGTTCGCGTGAGAGGGTGAAACGGGGCGCGGCACGCTCCGGGGTGGGAGTGAGGGTCTGGCTGGTCACGGGTGAGCCTCCGGGGGTGGGGGAGAGGGACGGTCCTTCTTAATAGGAAGGATTCTCAATAAGCTCGATTGTACTCCTCTTCCCCTGCTAACTCAACGCAGAACACCCAGCGGAATGCTCGGGTATCGCCCGACAGAACGTCTCTTGAAAGTCCCGCCCCCGGAACCCGTGTAGGTCCGCTTGGCCAGTCCGTCCGGGTTCCCCATTCAGCGCGAGACTCATACGGACTCCGATTGAATGGCTTGTCAAGCCGCTGGGTCCGAGCGGATGTGACTCGTAGAGCTGCCCCGCAGAGTGGGAGCCAAGCGGGTTCCGGACGTGGAGTTGGCAATCCGGCGCCCTTCCGGAATGTCAGCGAAACAGACGGAATCCGTATCAGCCGGGCCGCGCCACCCGCGTCACGGTCAGGTCCAGCTCCCCGGAGGCCCGGCGCACGCGGTAGGTGCTGCTGACGCCCGGCGCGGCGCCCAGCCGCAGCTCGTGGAACAGGGTGTCGCGCACATCCGCCCCGTCAATGGCGACGATCTCATCTCCGCCGCGCAGGCCTGCCTGTTCGGCCGGGCTGCCCTTATGCACCATGCGGCAGCGCACGCCGCGCCCGTCCCGCAGCGGTTCCAGCCACGCGCCGATGGTACCCAGCCCCTGCAACCCCGGCTGGTGCCGCCGCAACAGGCGCAGTTGCCCCCGGTGGTTAATCTCGTCCTCGAACACGTGGAACCACATGAAGTGCCGGTTGCCCGTGTCCCCCCACAGCGGCAGCGGTTCGTCCAGCCACGCGTCGTCCCGCGCGGCGAGCAGGGCCAGCGTCCCGGCGCGCACCTGGGCCAGTGCCTCCAGGTAGTGCCGCAGGGGCCGCCCCCGGATCTCGGCGCGGCCCTGCTGGCCGAGGTTCAGGCCCGGCCAGTGGTGGGCTTCCAGCGCGCCGTCCGGGTCCGGGTGCCCGTCG
The DNA window shown above is from Deinococcus sp. LM3 and carries:
- a CDS encoding ABC transporter permease yields the protein MTHVSHSRPSGDASRIALIACAVAVAGMLLAPLATLGRGFSADAVLLHLSGSVMNLSASQEAPLPPTGTIVALAWATLVMMVATLAGALRRQNWFWITGLIGSVLATAAVVTLGNSIDEQTARVMADSALRPGAKRQLRNYYASGGMNLGLFLPVLAGLIAAGAGLSARDWWWQTFNRMRGLLVPTAAIGLAILVGALVVLIVQPAVNQSGAPLGLWSGWLAKADMVYFVYSTLFAPLTALNPLLDSLKLATPLIFTGLSVAFAFRTGLFNIGAPGQLTMGAIGAMLVGVYAPASLGWALLPLSVLAAALGGALWGAIPGVLKARFGSSEVINTIMLNYVASAIFIFMIGNDKFPFLGREYSLPFKAEGFEPRSQELQEAAQLRPLLSVLNVGQNGAVAISIGLLVATAAFFGARLALRRQKNRSLIAAAAALILGALTWQIGIPVSVTGSQLNGAFLIALVCAALFGLLMWRTATGYALRAVGLSPKAAEYGGISVARGTILAMTIAGMFAGLAGTHYVNGGALDEYRLKGNMPVNVGFDGIAVALMGQSTPAGVVAASVLFGTIDTGGIDVDQKLDTINRDIVTVLKALIVLFIAAGGFLSRRVTDPPPPALLASAKASPGAPSLDGTSAAHLERSTPLPNVGQNPEHNRDGDK
- the ndk gene encoding nucleoside-diphosphate kinase yields the protein MERTFAMIKPDGVRRGLTPEILARIQRKGYRVVGLKQMVIPRETAEAHYGEHKERPFFGELVDFITGGPVVAIALEGENAIAGWRGMMGATNPASAAPGTIRADFATSMGENVTHGSDSSESAARELALFFADGELLA
- a CDS encoding GGDEF domain-containing protein codes for the protein MTSLPQRLQRSRLFAVCIASSAYLLYALLTALIDPPGPFPGAYQTPKYWATLVPLVTVIGTLIWPHRLREIYTFSTVGYLLVALVEIPRAIAWGDMPMHLTLWLMLNVLVSYLVFGSRIGTAVNMVSVVGMIVTVIANGPVDPPNLVDWVTASLAIGTTGLLAYLLTAFIEQNLDEHREDTRRLRAARLDALTEVYGRGAAEEEFERALHTAQRTGTPLSIVVTDIDHFKRVNDEHGHAAGDDVLRAFGKRLRRSVSGGGGVVGRWGGEEFIVLLPGVARTDAQAIAERLRQEVADEAIAGLRVTASFGVSSYRGEQDDTVTLFGRADSALYEAKRAGRNAVR
- a CDS encoding nitroreductase family protein yields the protein MLGRRTTNGPFRPDPVSREHQHVLMRAAQAAPSHFNSQPWRFVLIENPDTIARIAQISGESMTELIEAGVFFERYRRYFRFSEAEMNERRDGIHIDHLPGPLRPFTRQIFSDAGLKLMRQLGVPRKLGEDNRRLVAGSPLLLAALLDREEYRPGELSGFYSVFGLGAAVENIWNAVGALGMGIQFVSTPMEIPRQWQAIGELLRVPPDLELMAVYRLGYLPPEQARPSIDWSSRHRKRLSQFVSRDTCDVPEPDDAATT
- a CDS encoding aldo/keto reductase, with the protein product MTEPTPSAAPSGTFRIGGDISVNRLGFGAMRVTGEGVWGDPADREGALATLRRLPELGVNLIDTADSYGPAVSEELIREALHPYDTVVIATKGGLTRTGPNVWPPVGRPEYLKQQAHLSRRRLGVDRIDLWQLHRIDPKVPRDEQFAAIKELMDEGVIRHAGLSEVTVEEIEAARRVFPVATVQNLYNLVNRKSEDVLDYCERENIGFMPWFPLAAGSLARDGSVLADVAARLGASPSQVALAWVLRRSPVMLPIPGTGKVRHLEENVAAAALNLTDEDFRALDEVGKQEWASQSRPD
- a CDS encoding 3-oxoacyl-[acyl-carrier-protein] synthase III C-terminal domain-containing protein, which translates into the protein MSVPALPALRSLVTGTPPHLTAQSDVQAAARTLFPRMAARPGLLEVFGNAQIDSRALARPLEWYLTPRGFGEKNAVFIEEARALTRRLAAQALAEAQLAPQDVDAVVVVNTSGLSTPSLDADLIGALGLNRHAARVPIWGLGCAGGAAGLARAADLVRAGFRRVLFVAVELCSLTLVRGDESSSNFVGTALFADGGAALVLTAPDVPGPPALAHLHGAYSTLIEDSEDIMGWDVVDDGLKVRFSRDIPALVRGMMHGNVEDALAAHGWSREDVGTFVVHPGGVKVLAAYEEALSLPAGALDSSRRVLRQYGNMSSVTVLFVLAEAMRAAPQGRALLSAMGPGFSAEHVLLSFPE
- a CDS encoding cation-translocating P-type ATPase; its protein translation is MTSQTLTPTPERAAPRFTLSRELRLAVALTALTLAGLLLGAAGEYLLASPPLMWAGYTLAFLAGGIPAGRAALHSLFVEHKLDVDLLMVLAALGAASIGQAADGAILLFLFSLSNTLQDWAMGRTSSAVQALMNLNPEGATVLRGGQEKWCELGEIRIGDVLVVRPGERVAADARVIRGQTSVDESPITGESVPVDKVPGAELASGTVNLNGSVQAEVLRPAGESTLARLVTLMEQAQTQKSRTESLTERWESPYAMTVLLAVPAVYALLRFGFGLNVDDAWYRAMTFMVVASPCAVVISTPAVMLSAMAAAARGGVLFKSSAAVEALAGVRTVAFDKTGTLTQARMTLGDVIADDGHAALALAAGLEAHSEHPIAQAIVTAARERGVTPTPVQDAQAVPGHGIEARGADGLTVWAGNVRLAERNGAALTAAQHAALTRLGERGSSSVIVGRGAQVLGVMGVADALRPGIAQALTELRASGVTHPVMLTGDRQEVAQTVAAELGLTEFRAELLPEDKLRIIGELGAHPGAGLVAMVGDGVNDAPALARADLGIAVASGTDVAIESADVVLMRSDLGKLAGAVRLARDARRTVITNLLFAFGVILIVAPLAVAGKVPLPLGVIAHEGGTVFVVFMGLRLLGRRL
- a CDS encoding DUF664 domain-containing protein, whose product is MPSTLLSDQPGFTPMIARLVGMMTYTRETTLEAVQGWTPEELDLIPDGHANSAGMLLAHMAAVERIYQLISDGHPDPDGALEAHHWPGLNLGQQGRAEIRGRPLRHYLEALAQVRAGTLALLAARDDAWLDEPLPLWGDTGNRHFMWFHVFEDEINHRGQLRLLRRHQPGLQGLGTIGAWLEPLRDGRGVRCRMVHKGSPAEQAGLRGGDEIVAIDGADVRDTLFHELRLGAAPGVSSTYRVRRASGELDLTVTRVARPG